The Apium graveolens cultivar Ventura chromosome 3, ASM990537v1, whole genome shotgun sequence sequence CTGAGAATAATGATGAAATCCTTGTCAGGATTCTTTAACAACTTGAGATTTCTTTAACCTTTACTTTTCTGAAGTTTGCATGGAAATGACTCCATAAAATTGTCCTTTTACAAGACTCTGCTTTCGTTGGCCACTCATTTGATTTTCCTTTGTTTAACGAACTGATCCATTTTGCTCTTGTGCAGGTTGATTTGCATTCCAGGAGCTATTATAGTTGGAGTGATAGGTATCTTGGTTGACTTTATAGTGATCTCACTTGTTGCTTTCTGTAAATTCCCCTACATGCTCTTCAAAGGGTGGCACCGTTTGTTTCAAGACTGCATAGGACGGGAAGGTCCTTTCTTGGAAACGATATGTGTCCCAATTGCAGGTCTGGCTATATTACTCTGGCCATTGGCTGTCTTTGGGGCCTTATTGGCCTCCATTTTGTCGAGTATCGTCTTGGGGGCTTATGCTGCAGTTATTGTATATCAGGTGATTTATTGTTTATTCACAATCCATATCAGTGACAAAGATAAACATATTTTTTTTTGAACATCTTAATAACTCAATCAGGAACTTTTGAGTTCACAATTTTCTAAAAATTGAGGACTGATGGTTATGATTTGATTTACTTGGCTAACAGAAAGTAAAGAGTAAAATATTAATGATTACAAAATTTTGTGAAACTTATTGTCTTATTACTTTTGGTGCTTTAGATGCAATGTAAAGTAGAGAATCATTACGAAATCACCTATACGTGTTTTCTAATCTGCACATTTTGTAAAACATTTTGCATCTAGACAATCTACATCTGAGCATGCTACAGATGAAGCTAGATTGATAATTATTTCACATACATCAGGTTCCAATAAATACTTTTACTTGGCTTGTGCTACAGGAATCTTCTTTACAGTTGGGGTTGTGCTATATTATTGCTTCATTATCCATATACGATGAATACAGCAATGATGTTCTTGACATGCCAGAAGGCTCCTGCTTCCCCAGGTTCTCGTTTGACTAAATCTTTATTTTAGTATGACTAGTTACTAGTGTTAATTTTGGCTACCAACTTATATATTTCTTTAAATATAACTAGGCCTCAGTATCGGAGAAAGACTTCAAACTCAGGAGGCAGCTCTAATAAAGGCTCTTTACACAAACCTGAGTCCTTCCGCAAGGTTCCCTCTCGTTCAAACTCTATGAAGACCCCTTTAGTTGAGGTGAAGCCTCTAGAGGTATAAATGAGTATATTTTAAACGTCAAGGGTCTGATTAATTTTTATGAAATAACTCACTTCCTCTCCGGTGCAGGCAAGCACATACAAAGAGGGGGGGGGGGGAGGGGGTATTGAACTTGGTGCATTTGATTTAACACTTAACATTACTTGTAGCTCATTGATAACTTATTCAAGGAGTGTAAGCGCTATGGGGAGGTAATGGTTTCTGAAGGCCTTATAACTAAGCAAGACATTGAAGATGCCAAGTCAAATAAAGGTAATGGAAAGGCTATATGTACTGGTTTAGCCGCCTACGGCATCCTGCAGTCGCTTTTACGATCTGCAAAATATAACTCTCCTGGTATATTGCTAGGTAAGCTAAAGAcaattttatcaaattaatataCTGATCATGAGTAGAGTCTCAATCATGCAAGGTAATGATTATGCAATCTTATTACAAATTTTGTCACCTCGGTGCAGCTGACAATACTACTGAGATAACACCCACAGACAGACCAAGGGATGCTTTCTTTGATTGGTTTCTTAACCCACTCCTTATCATTAAAGAGCAGATTAAAGCTGAACATCTCACTCCGAGTGAAGAGGCCTATCTGGGGAAATTAGTTCTACTGAGTGGTAACCCTGAGAGATTAAAGAATTCAAACATTGGCACACCTCCTGAGTCTGAGCTTAAACGAGCTGAGCTTGATGGATTAGCTCGAAGGTATTGAAGAAACCAATTTTTGATAATCTCTGAAGTGATTTTCTTATTATGTACTTGCATTCCATCTGCTACTTATTCTGCACTTTACAACTTCCAATATTCTTCTTCAGGCTGCACGGGATCACTAAATCTATCTCAAGGTACCCAACATATAAACGTCGTTTTGACAGTGCTATTAACACAATATCTGACGAACTTGCTAAGAAAAGTGATAACAGCAACAGAGAAGGCTCTGGATCTCAAACAAACCCAAGGTCAAAAAATTCGTTTGCTAAGATATTTAGCCAAAAATCTTTTAAAGGCAAGCCGTCAGAGGCTGATACAGAGGCTCAACGAGTTGATGAAAGAGAGATCCTTGTTCAGTGAAGATTACATCTAACCTTGAACCAGTATATGGTTTTCAACCTATTCGAGATTGAGAACTTACATGTGTTGTAAATTTAGGAAATATAACGGGTGGTGTTGTTAGGGAGAGAGTGGTTTACTTGCTCGCTTTTTCAATGGACCACAAGTCCTATAGATTTATGTGCTGATCTTATATGATATTTGTAAAATCTAATTTAAGATCTAATTTAGTTTTGGAATAGTTGAGTTTCTTCTGCGTTTTGAGAGAAATTTGGTAACATCTCAAGTAAATATTATCGGAATAGCTGATTTTACCCTTGGTTTTCGGGGATTAGAACAGATCTGTTTGTTTCATGATTCTGCATAGGGACTGCAATTCCAGGTTTGTGGAGAGATGTGACGTTTTTTGGGACGGATTTTGCAAGGTTTCCGGACATGGGAGGCGGAGCAGTTTTTACTCGGTCGTGGGGATGCCTGAAAATGTCTATTGTTCCATTTTCTACATGATCCTTGTAAAATAATTATAAGTGAGAATCAATATTTTTTAGTCCTTACAAAGTGCTAACGTATCCAATATTTATAAGAATCAAGTCTCATGTAATTTTTAGGTTTAGGACTCACTTATGAGAAAGCCACATTTTGATAAACCATGTGTACAAAGTTGTCCAACCATTTTTCAGTAAGTTTCTAGTGTCCGAACTCCAGGACACTCAAAACTTGATTAGAAGTTATTACCATGTTTTTAGTGATAGAAATGTATTAAGATGTTATTCCTTGAAAATAGAGTCCATTTTACTTGATTTTAGGAGATACAATTCTTGTTAAATATTGATTCTGCCCATAAAAGTACGCTAGTACGCCTGTTCGAGTACCTCTCCATTCTGGCTCGCTACCACAGTGTTTTCAGCACCTCACCTGTTTAACCAAAGATTTACCTGGGCAACAGCACTTGCCATGCCTGTCCAAAATCCAGTTGGACCTCTGTTATTCGGCTTTAACTTTCTATGGTATGCAGCTTCATATAACCGGTAAAACATCTTCTAATATACTGCAGCTTCACATGATAAGTTGCACCTTAGTATAAGAACCTCCAAAACCATCAATTTTTGGACCAAAATTGAACCCAATTATCCATCTCACTTGGACTCGACACAGCATTCTACAAGAAGCTCTCCCTTCGTGGTATCGTGCTAATCATTCAGTGATCACCTAGAGTCTTGCCCTAAACGATGAGAAAGGTTAAATGGTTCATAAAATTATCAGATTTCAACACGAgcacaaaaataaataaataaattaattaacgaATTTTTCCGACTAACCTTGTTCATAAGATGGATGGACATGTATTTTGGGGAAAAATTGTATGAACACGTATTTAGCAAAAAACAAAGAAGTTGTTCCGCAGGCTTCAACCTGTTAAGTTCAGAATGTTAATCGTAAACATTGACCAAGGTTGACAACCAAAACACTAATTAAATATGCTTAATGAACTTTTAAGTTTGGGTTTGTCTAGTGTGTACATGCTGTATGTAGAGTACATTATTATTAATGTGCTCTCCATAATATTTTATGGACAACTCATTAAACACTAAGAGTAACTCTTAGCATGTCCACATCACACACTAGAAAAACTCTTTAAATTTTATTAACTTACAAGTTAATTATTTTACTTTTCACGTAATAAATTTGTTATTAGTTATTATTTTATGTTGAATATAACCTATTGTTAGTTTTACTAacttaaaacccgtgcgatgcacatATCGCATGCATAGATTTTTTTAagaatatattattttttaatttttttttgaattcaattcttaatttgttcatttaaaactttaaataatatgacttcataataattatattagtagacgtatatattcataactttttagaatatttaaacttatttaaagtgatagtATTGGTAAGAAGGAATgttattataacgaaattatCATTTTATTCAGGGCAAAAATATAATGTCTTCATTATGTTCGGACcgtaaaaaatattattttagcatggtgattacttaatcaattaactataattttataaaagatatttgaaaaagacaatattactgattgaatgatatagttttattgataattttatgtgtattttaaaaaactattatttatattttaattaaaatttgattattaGTTCACATTAATAGGATACGAATTACACTTAAGCTCTGTTTGGGATTGgtgttaaaaattgttgtgctgttagaaaaagtgctgctaaaaaaagtgctgttgtaaaaatcagatgactgtttggtaatttttttgatatgtatatgtgttgatgcaaaaaattaaaaataatgatgtttttgataaggtttgatggtgaaatcagcatctgcttcAACAGCTGAAAAGCAGCTTTTTCTAAAAGCATTGGGGGACTTGCTTTTTCTAAGAAGCTTTTAGGCCAAAAACACTTTTCCGAAAAgcagcttttaaattttaccaaacagttttttaacttcttttcagcgaaaagctgctgttgctgtctgcaacagcaataccaaacacacccttagtctaatattaatttgatttctcggatcagtggtttacattattttattttagcctgatgttcaatacaccgaccaaatcaaactaattatttttagtttaattttaatcttttttaaAGTATGGATCattaagataattttgttttaaactgaataattagtatatatgatttttatttttattggtcgaattgtattttattttagttttgtgttagtctgaatcaattgtataatgtattttttttatcatggataaataaaatatattattttgtttatccaagttcattatataattttatagGATGATGTATAGTATTATTATATTATCTTAACCCGATTCACatgatatatcaactaaatcttaataattatatttagtttgtttaaatttaatttagcccgaagtaacaaattagaataatatgaactcgatatgaattgaaatataaattggtagaagaagttgaattcaatataaattataatgatatagattTTGATATATAATAGAATTGAAATTGATAAAACAATAGAGTAAGTTGACTTCAAAATCatttagaattagaattgatcgatccaataattagaattagaataattaaataagattaattaagtaatttcagcaagtaccgacaGACCGACTaccaaaattttaatttttcgtctattataatatagtatagatttacttgagcattattttattttatttttgatattattattttaaagAAAGGGCTTgttataatttttttgattttattgtttattaatttataaactTTTAAAGTGAAAAAAGTTGAGAACCAATGTTAATGATAATTTCTTATTATTCAAACTAGCTTAAATCTCGTGTCATGCACGGGTTccttttaatatttaaattttttatttatctcgtaatattataattttacaatatttgtataaaatgtaaaaattataaatttataataaaaataatagaataacgGATGGTCGTGGTTTAGTAGAATTAGTAGAATATGTCTAGTATTTATTAATTTAGTAGTTTTGCAGtactatttattattttttagtaATGTGATAAGTTGTGATCGTGGTTTAGTAGAATAAGTAAACTATGTGGAATAGTTTAACAACTTAGGAGTTTaacggatatataacactatttatttattttttttaataatccaaATTAGGGAATAatcgttgaaccaaattataccccattccggttaatcaatttagtagtttagcagtactatttattattttttaataataattttgattattaaagaaaataaattaataatgttatatatccgctaaactactaaattattaaactactagaTATAGTCTACTTATcttactaaattacgaccacaacgtatcatattattaaaaaataaataaatagtgttatatattcgttaaactactaaattgttaaaccaCCAGACATAGTTTACTTATTCTAGTATagttattatattatttttattataaatttataattaataaatatttataaaagtattttaaaaattaaaatataacgggataaataattttttaaatattaacgaGAATCCGTGCATCATACGGGATAAGCTAGTGCATTATAATCCCAGCACTTCACGAGTAATGGCGTGGTTAGTCGAGGCTTTGGAATTCAAGTTACACTTTGGTACGAAAGTAAGCAATTAACTGATTATTAATGTAGTTAAGTATGTGTATATTTATATAAAGATTAAAAGAATGATTATTAACACCATCCTATTCAGAGATTGGGtacttttaaaaattaaaatactattttTATAATGAGTTGGGTTCTATGGAGACCCCATATATTTGGAGACTAAAGAGACCTATTTTATAACCATTGGATCATTTACCATCGTGTGACTCAAAATTAAACAAAGATAATGACAATTTTgaaattaattacaaaattaaatGGCAATGTGTGGCTCTGTTATAAACTGAAAGTGTGGGTATTGCAACAGTCGTGTCATCATCACTCCCAAATATCCTGCAAGCAGTTACCAGTTCAAACTACAATTTTCCGTCGGGACAAAAAAATAGCAGAACACTTCATTCTAATTAGGTTTTTTTTACAGTTGGTGCAAAACTTGACGTGCAGAACAAACAGAATCATAATTGATGATATGTTTTTTATATGTTCATGAATGACTATTTTGTTTTGTTAACCAATTagtaatattttttaataaacaTTGGTATAAGTTTATGTATTTATTAAATGGTAGCATTATTTGTATGTGATTTACttaaattttatgatgtatatCTTAGGCCGGAGACGTAGTGGGAAACTAAACGCGACTCATCGGGTTTACAAACGGCCGGAAAATCATTATGTTCATGTTGACTTGGATGTTGGTCAAAAAAGTGGGAGTAACGGTACAATGATGAGTGCACGACGAGGTAGATGTGTGTTGAACAGTAATAGGGTAGAAGCTGTTGATTCAAGTGAAGAAGATGATGAATTTGTTACTCCTGGAGAAACGTTGACATCGAATACCAAATCTATAAAAACAGGGAGTACTGTGGAGAAGAACAAATTTGTAAAACCAGTACATAAGAGTATGAATGAAAATATAAATGTTAATTATGGAGATGCCGCAGAACAAGGTTCTAAAACAAGGAAAAGAAGCAGAGGCGATGAGGTAAAaaatttcttaatttttttattattgtttTCCTACAATTACAAATGATGTAATTGTATGAGCTAAACGTGTTATTTTTTGAGTGTATTGTAGACTACTTACCAAAGACGGTCGCGGGTCATTCTTCAAAGAAAGCATAGTAGACATGATGCACAAGTCAGTCCTGCGAGCATAATGGATAAGGTATTTTGTGAAATGATAAAACATTagttaaattaataaatttttatttcacAAGGGGTGATTATACTTTGGTTTTTTACATGATGACAAACAGACTGAATCTAATATTGTTCCACTAAGAAGGAAATTATCTTTACAAAAGGTTTCAAAATCAGAAGGAAAAAAAGGTAAGGATGTCTGGtcaaatagcaagaaaaagaaTAAAAAGGTTAGGACGTATAATCGTTACATCCAAAAGAAGTTCTCTCCCTCTATAATGATAGATGTGATAATGAATCTTTCTGAAGCGCAAGTTAAATGGGTAAATAATACGGGTTTTGGACGGCTACTGAATTTTAGAATGGTGCATTACACACACAATTTAGGATATAATGTTGTTGAAGCATTTGATGGTGCTGCATGTTCGTTAAAGGTGAAAGCATGAAATATTAATATAAGTGATAACACTGTTCATAGTGTTATTGGACTACCATTGGGGAGTGAGGCTGTTGAATGTAAAAAAGACCTATCAGAAAATCATGCTTGGGGTGAGCAGTTTGCAGGTGGCAAAAGTTCTTCAGTAACACCTTTGATGGTGAGAAACAAGATGCTTCAAAGTCGGAGAGCTGATTATAATTTCAAGTAGAATTTTTTGATGATGATGTACAACTTTTTTATTGAGTCCAATCAGAATAGCTTTCTTAATCGAGAAATACTAAAATTTTATGGGAATATAGAAAATTGTGACAACTATAACTGGTGTCACCTGTTgattgaaaaaaatgaaaaaaatgccATGCTTATTGGGCTGCAGATAAGAAGAGGAACTTCGCAGGACCACTGCCTTTCCTAATCGTAAGTGACTATTTTTTTTCATAGTTATTAAATAGTTTAAAAAAATTGCGTCAATAAGATTTTTAATACATTCTTGGGTGCAGTATTTATATGTTAGCAAAGTGAAGAACAGGAAAATAAATTACGCTCCTATAACCTTTCCAGCGTACCGTGGTTGGTCAGATATGTTATTGCGTGAGCGACAAAAGTATGACTCCAGTGCCAAAAGGTTTGGAGTAGGTGAACTAGTCAAGTTACTTGATGGAAAGAAGGTAATCACTCaattaatttctatattttaGTTATCAATTGTCTTGGGTGATTAATTATTGAAGTACTGCTAAAATAATTGGGAATGTTGTCACTACAGGATGAATGTGTGGAGGAAAACAGCGAAAAAGAGGTAATTATTGAGATAATTAATAAAAGAATGGATATGAAATACTGGTAAAGTTTTTATTTCTTAAAAAGAACTCACACGAATGCAATGAGGATGGCGAGCTTACAATGTTCGATGTAATTATGGGGAATAACTTACAATATGAGGATGAGGCGCAAAACAAAGATGACAATATTGTATATGTCATTAACATTAAGGGTACCGAAGACAAATCAGATGTGAGTAACAGAAATATACTTATTTTTTACATATGTAATTGGAAGTCGTGACGATGTGCATATTGATAAATGTGCATACTGATAAAACTTAATGCAGGAACTAGTGGTGTATAACAAGGATGGAGAGATGAAGGAGAAAATGCACAATAAGGCAAATTTGAATGAAAACTATGAGTTGGATAGTTTTCAACATATGTTGGACACGGAGGTGAATGATAATGTGAGCAGAACAAATTTGTTTTGAGGTTAATGAAATAGTCCAAAAGGGTTATTATAAGTAATTTTATTTGCAAACAGGATGTAGTTTCAGAGGAAGAGGTGAAAGAGTTCCCTGGTGCGCTGAAACTTGGTGAAAAATTGATGAATTCAGGATAATATATGGTATTGCGTGGTATCCTGTACAAAACTAGATGTACAAAACTGCAGGATGTTGTATGTACTGTATGTATTTTTCAGGGATCATATTTCTGCACAAGAAATAACTGTTATCCTATATTTCAGAGTAATAGAAACTGACGCACAGTTGGTTAAAAATGAAAAGAACAACGTGTGTAATCAGGATGGTCaggattaaaaattaaaaaaaaaaaactaaaaggTGGACCATCGGATTAGGTTAAAATGGATGGTCAAGATGTAGTTTCCAAGTCTCCACAAAAATTGAGGTCTCCACTGAACTTTGTTCTATTTAACTAATATGCGTCTAATAACAAATTATGTATTGTATATTAGACCGAAAGATGGGAGTTTAGTAATCATGTTTAGGCATTATGTTAGAGTGCGAGATTATCAATTTCGAGGTATGAATTCTACTCTTCTTTTTTATTCAAAGCTATTCATACCAGGACTAGCTATTTTTGTTTCGTTTTCTTCTCAAATCTCTTTGGTCCGTTTTTTTATTCGTGTCAactgttttaactcttgaaaattatatatatttacaaaaatattttaaaaattagaatataacgagataaataaattttttaaatattaaagggaacccgtgcatcgcacgatCAACGGTTATTCCccattttgattattaaaaataaaataaataatattttacatcTACTAAATTACTAAATTGCTAAAATATTAGACGGTGTCCTTAGCATCCTAAACAACTGCCACGACTTAAAATATAAACACAACTTCtttctaattatttattattttgactataaatttattattatcatatatttatataa is a genomic window containing:
- the LOC141712090 gene encoding putative membrane protein At3g27390: MEPPRGIWASLWNFICFLPYFIGLLLLGLIKGIILCPIICLIMTIGNSAIVLGLWPVHYLWTYYCILSTKQFGIVLKLVLCICIIVPLFMWPLISIVGSIIGGAAFGLLSPIFATFDAVGEGKDDVFFHCIYDGTWETVTGCFTIVRDFGDVCYHSYFSIMDDLRGQGPQKGKYYEIRLICIPGAIIVGVIGILVDFIVISLVAFCKFPYMLFKGWHRLFQDCIGREGPFLETICVPIAGLAILLWPLAVFGALLASILSSIVLGAYAAVIVYQESSLQLGLCYIIASLSIYDEYSNDVLDMPEGSCFPRPQYRRKTSNSGGSSNKGSLHKPESFRKVPSRSNSMKTPLVEVKPLELIDNLFKECKRYGEVMVSEGLITKQDIEDAKSNKGNGKAICTGLAAYGILQSLLRSAKYNSPGILLADNTTEITPTDRPRDAFFDWFLNPLLIIKEQIKAEHLTPSEEAYLGKLVLLSGNPERLKNSNIGTPPESELKRAELDGLARRLHGITKSISRYPTYKRRFDSAINTISDELAKKSDNSNREGSGSQTNPRSKNSFAKIFSQKSFKGKPSEADTEAQRVDEREILVQ